Proteins found in one Allorhizobium pseudoryzae genomic segment:
- a CDS encoding ABC transporter ATP-binding protein translates to MTSIISATSVSKTFRQRVPQPGFAGAVKSFIAPVTKPVRAVEDISFEISAGEAVGYLGPNGAGKSTMIKMLTGILAPTSGTVTVLGRHPQAERVANARDIGVVFGQRTQLWWELPLFESFELHRRMYRVPEPVFERNRADLTALMGLASFLQRPVRHLSLGQRMRAEIAMALMHDPKILFLDEPTIGLDVVAKDVVRKFLSRMNRERGTTIILTTHDLQDIEEICPRLIMVDEGRLLFDGAVDALRTRFGARRRLVLEFAGEPGVVHLPDAEPAGGEGHVREFLLADDGRSLVQLLAALQTETDLRDVRLHEPGIEEIIRTHYQAKAAA, encoded by the coding sequence ATGACTTCCATCATATCCGCAACTTCCGTTTCGAAGACGTTCCGGCAACGTGTGCCGCAGCCGGGCTTTGCCGGTGCGGTGAAGAGCTTCATCGCGCCCGTGACGAAGCCTGTCCGGGCGGTCGAGGACATCTCGTTCGAGATCTCCGCCGGCGAGGCGGTCGGTTATCTCGGCCCGAACGGTGCCGGCAAATCGACGATGATCAAGATGCTGACCGGCATCCTCGCACCTACTTCCGGAACGGTGACGGTGCTCGGGCGCCATCCGCAGGCGGAGCGGGTGGCCAATGCCCGCGATATCGGCGTCGTCTTCGGCCAGCGCACGCAGCTCTGGTGGGAACTGCCGCTCTTCGAAAGCTTCGAACTGCACCGGCGCATGTACCGCGTGCCGGAGCCGGTCTTCGAGCGCAATCGTGCCGATCTCACCGCGCTGATGGGGCTCGCCTCCTTTCTGCAGCGTCCCGTGCGGCACTTGAGCCTTGGCCAGCGCATGCGCGCCGAAATCGCCATGGCGCTGATGCATGATCCGAAAATCCTCTTTCTCGACGAGCCGACTATCGGCCTCGACGTGGTGGCGAAGGACGTGGTGCGCAAGTTCCTGTCGCGCATGAACCGCGAGCGCGGCACCACGATTATCTTGACCACCCATGACCTGCAGGACATCGAGGAGATCTGCCCGCGCCTGATCATGGTGGATGAAGGCCGGCTTCTGTTCGACGGTGCTGTCGATGCGCTTCGAACCCGGTTCGGTGCGCGCCGCAGGCTGGTGCTGGAGTTTGCCGGTGAACCGGGTGTCGTGCACCTGCCGGATGCCGAACCTGCCGGCGGGGAGGGGCATGTCCGCGAATTCCTGCTTGCCGATGACGGCCGCTCGCTCGTCCAGCTGCTGGCAGCCCTCCAGACGGAGACGGACCTGCGCGACGTCCGCCTGCACGAACCCGGCATCGAAGAGATCATCCGCACGCATTACCAGGCGAAGGCTGCCGCATGA
- a CDS encoding M3 family metallopeptidase — translation MTMHAKINPALVEWKGLNGLPHFSQVKDEDFASAFDAALELHNAEIDAIANNPESPSFGNTITALEIAGDDLSRVSALFWNKAGAHTNEQIQSLEREIAPKMSRHYSKIAMNDALFQRVDRLWETRENLGLTLEETRVLERHWKGFVRAGAKLSKGEQERLAAINERLAGLGAQFGQNVLGDEKAWSMILTAEEDLAGLPDFLRDAMTGAACERGAPDGSFAVTLSRSIIEPFLTFSSRRDLREKAFAAWVKRGENGGERDNIAIVREVLALRSEKAKLLGYPNFAAYKLDETMAKTPANVNDLLMKVWAKARSKALDEESSLAGLMAEDGINGPVQPHDWRYYAEKLRERMFDFSESELKPYLQLEKIIDACFDVAHRLFGITITEVKGVEAYHPDVRVFEVRESDGTLKAMFLGDYFARPSKRSGAWMSAFQSQHKLTLKNGTKGELPIIYNVCNFAKPAEGKPALLSLDDARTLFHEFGHGLHGILSDVNYPSVSGTGVSRDFVELPSQLYEHWLTVPDILTRYAVHYETGAPMPKALLDKVLAARTFNAGFNTVEYTSSALVDMAFHTCDGAVEDPMALQAEVLSGIGMPSSIVMRHATPHFQHVFSGDGYSAGYYSYMWSEVLDADAFSAFEETGNAFDPVMARKLKNNIYSVGGSIDPEETYKAFRGKLPDPDAMLKKKGLAMVGELSGSDA, via the coding sequence ATGACCATGCACGCGAAGATCAATCCGGCGCTCGTCGAGTGGAAAGGTCTGAACGGCCTTCCGCATTTCAGTCAGGTCAAGGACGAGGATTTTGCCTCTGCCTTCGATGCAGCACTTGAACTGCACAATGCCGAGATCGATGCGATTGCCAACAACCCCGAAAGCCCAAGCTTTGGCAATACCATCACGGCGCTGGAAATTGCCGGTGATGATCTGTCCCGCGTGTCGGCGCTGTTCTGGAACAAGGCGGGTGCCCACACCAACGAGCAGATCCAGTCGCTGGAGCGCGAGATCGCGCCCAAAATGTCGCGCCATTATTCGAAGATTGCCATGAACGATGCGCTCTTCCAGCGGGTCGATCGCTTGTGGGAGACGCGCGAGAACCTCGGCCTGACGCTGGAGGAAACCCGGGTGCTGGAACGGCACTGGAAGGGTTTTGTGCGCGCCGGTGCGAAACTCTCCAAGGGCGAGCAGGAGCGGCTGGCGGCGATCAATGAACGGCTGGCGGGTCTTGGCGCGCAGTTCGGCCAGAACGTGCTGGGCGACGAAAAGGCCTGGTCGATGATCTTGACCGCCGAGGAGGATCTGGCCGGCCTGCCGGATTTCCTGCGCGATGCGATGACCGGTGCTGCCTGCGAACGTGGGGCGCCAGATGGCAGCTTCGCCGTCACGCTGTCGCGCTCGATCATCGAGCCCTTCCTCACCTTCTCCAGTCGCCGGGACCTGCGCGAAAAGGCCTTCGCCGCCTGGGTGAAGCGCGGCGAAAATGGCGGTGAGCGCGACAATATCGCCATCGTGCGGGAGGTTCTGGCTTTGCGATCGGAGAAAGCCAAGCTGCTGGGCTATCCCAACTTCGCTGCCTACAAGCTCGACGAAACCATGGCGAAGACCCCGGCCAACGTGAATGATCTCCTGATGAAGGTCTGGGCGAAGGCACGCTCCAAGGCGCTGGACGAGGAATCCTCGCTCGCCGGCCTGATGGCCGAGGACGGGATCAATGGTCCGGTTCAGCCGCATGACTGGCGCTATTATGCGGAAAAGCTGCGCGAACGGATGTTCGATTTCTCCGAATCCGAACTGAAACCCTATCTGCAGCTCGAGAAGATCATCGACGCCTGCTTTGACGTCGCCCATCGCCTGTTCGGCATCACCATCACCGAAGTGAAGGGTGTGGAAGCCTATCACCCGGATGTCCGCGTCTTTGAGGTGCGCGAGAGCGACGGCACGCTGAAGGCGATGTTCCTCGGCGATTATTTCGCCCGGCCCTCCAAGCGCTCCGGGGCCTGGATGAGTGCCTTCCAGAGCCAGCACAAGCTTACCTTGAAGAACGGGACCAAGGGCGAGCTGCCGATCATCTACAATGTCTGCAACTTCGCAAAGCCCGCGGAAGGCAAGCCGGCGCTTCTGTCGCTCGATGATGCCCGCACGCTGTTCCACGAATTCGGCCACGGCCTGCACGGCATCCTCTCGGATGTGAACTATCCGTCCGTCTCGGGCACCGGCGTCTCGCGCGATTTCGTCGAACTGCCCTCGCAGCTTTACGAACACTGGCTGACGGTGCCCGACATCCTCACCCGCTATGCCGTGCATTACGAAACCGGCGCGCCGATGCCGAAGGCGCTGCTCGACAAGGTGCTGGCGGCCCGCACCTTCAATGCCGGCTTCAACACGGTGGAATATACCTCCTCGGCTTTGGTCGATATGGCCTTCCATACGTGCGACGGCGCGGTGGAGGATCCGATGGCGTTGCAGGCCGAGGTGCTGTCCGGCATCGGCATGCCGTCTTCCATCGTCATGCGCCACGCGACCCCGCACTTCCAGCATGTCTTCTCCGGCGACGGTTATTCGGCGGGCTACTATTCCTACATGTGGTCGGAAGTGCTGGATGCGGATGCCTTTTCCGCCTTCGAGGAGACGGGCAATGCCTTTGATCCGGTGATGGCGCGCAAGCTGAAGAACAACATCTATTCCGTCGGCGGCTCGATCGATCCGGAGGAAACCTACAAGGCCTTCCGCGGCAAACTGCCGGATCCGGATGCGATGCTAAAGAAGAAGGGGCTTGCCATGGTGGGCGAGCTTTCCGGCAGCGACGCGTAA